The Arachis ipaensis cultivar K30076 chromosome B07, Araip1.1, whole genome shotgun sequence genome includes a window with the following:
- the LOC107609981 gene encoding AT-hook motif nuclear-localized protein 28-like, with product MFSKLHQQQHTFQLSRECQTSEDDDSRSSGGPTLGPGQKPNATDDATIEVIRRPRGRPPGSKNKPKPPLVITREPEPAMSPYILEIPSGNDVVESIASFTRRKNSGLCILSGSGTVSNVTLRQPSNATSPGATVTFHGRFEILSISATFVPHAPPPPVPSSFSISLAGPQGQIVGGLVAGKLIAAGMVYVVAASFSKAAYHRLQSSEEEVAGGGGGGEVQSPPVSAATESGSGGGGGGGHVAVGDQSCGVGIMYSGHLPSDVIWAPTARPPF from the coding sequence ATGTTCTCGAAGCTTCATCAACAGCAGCACACCTTCCAACTCTCCCGAGAATGCCAAACCTCAGAAGACGATGACAGCAGGAGCAGCGGTGGGCCCACTCTCGGCCCGGGCCAAAAGCCAAACGCAACAGACGACGCCACTATCGAAGTCATTAGGCGTCCCAGGGGCCGTCCACCTGGCTCCAAAAACAAGCCCAAGCCTCCTCTCGTAATAACACGGGAGCCCGAGCCCGCCATGAGCCCATACATTCTCGAAATCCCCAGTGGAAACGACGTCGTTGAATCTATAGCTAGCTTCACACGACGCAAGAACTCAGGCCTCTGCATCCTCTCCGGTTCTGGAACCGTTTCCAACGTCACTCTCCGTCAACCGTCCAACGCCACCTCCCCCGGCGCCACTGTTACGTTCCACGGCCGCTTCGAAATACTCTCGATCTCCGCTACTTTTGTCCCTCACGCGCCGCCGCCTCCGGTTCCAAGTTCGTTCTCCATCTCTCTAGCCGGACCTCAGGGCCAGATCGTCGGCGGACTCGTCGCCGGCAAGCTGATCGCCGCCGGGATGGTGTACGTGGTTGCGGCGTCGTTCAGCAAAGCGGCGTACCACAGGCTGCAATCGTCGGAGGAAGAGGTCGCTGGTGGAGGTGGAGGAGGAGAGGTGCAGTCACCGCCGGTTTCTGCTGCGACGGAGAGCGGGAGTGGTGGCGGCGGCGGAGGGGGACACGTGGCGGTTGGAGATCAGTCCTGTGGAGTTGGAATCATGTACAGCGGTCACCTTCCTTCCGATGTGATTTGGGCTCCAACGGCAAGACCACCATTTTGA
- the LOC107607074 gene encoding uncharacterized protein LOC107607074: MVFTKENESKEVYVAEELKEEKVQEEIERTLLHVPLVAQELEVLHLQKPQKETKDEHHSQSLKVSKKLQINIFFTEVLEQRPLSAALMKGLLSERKALKGDEIKVLTKECSALIQNKLPRKMLDPGCFQISCTIGNITFDKALCDLGSSINLIPLSVMKKQGIQEAQETRITLQMADKSLRQAYGLVRLESYSSRQTM; this comes from the coding sequence ATGGTCTTTACCAAGGAGAACGAGTCTAAGGAGGTGTATGTTGCTGAGGAATTGAAGGAAGAAAAGGTTCAAGAAGAGATTGAAAGGACATTACTACACGTCCCATTGGTGGCACAGGAGCTTGAAGTACTACACCTTCAGAAgccccaaaaggagaccaaggatgagcaCCACTCACAGTCCTTGAAAGTCTctaagaaactacaaatcaatattttttttactgaggttttggagcaaagaCCTCTCTCTGCTGCACTTATGAAGGGCTTACTCTCTGAAAGGAAGGCCTTAAAGGGAGATGAAATAAAGGTCCTGACTAAGGAGTGCAGTGCACTAATTCAGAATAAGCTGCCAAGAAAGATGCTAGACCCTGGGTGCTTTCAGATTTCATGTACTATTGGAAATATTACTTTTGACAAAGCCTTGTGTGATCTTGGCTCAAGTATAAATCTGATACCTCTGTCTGTAATGAAAAAACAGGGAATCCAAGAAGCACAAGAAACAAGGATAACCCTGCAAATGGCTGACAAGTCTCTGAGGCAAGCATACGGGCTAGTAAGGTTGGAGAGCTATTCCTCCCGACAGACTATGTGA